From one Neofelis nebulosa isolate mNeoNeb1 chromosome 4, mNeoNeb1.pri, whole genome shotgun sequence genomic stretch:
- the CCM2 gene encoding cerebral cavernous malformations 2 protein isoform X1, with protein sequence MDEEGKKGKKPGIVSPFKRVFLKGEKSRDKKAHEKVTERRPLHTVALSLPERVEPDRLLSDYIEKEVKYLGQLTSIPGYLNPSSRTEILHFIDNAKRAHQLPGHLTQEHDAVISLSAYNVKLAWRDGEDTILRVPIHDIAAVSYVRDDASHLVVLKTAQDPGISPSQSLCAESSRGLTTVSLSESGVGPVEACCLVILATESKVAAEELCSLLGQVFQIVYTESTIDFLDRAIFDGASTPTHHLSLHSDDSSTKVDVKEPYETEVGTFSFPECVHAGGVSPLSFCMQTAPHSKTVSESELSATATELLQDYMLTLRTKLSSQEIQQFAALLHEYRDGASVHEFCINLRQLYGDSRKFLLLGLRPFIPEKDSQHFENFLETIGVKDGRGIITDSFGRYRRALSSTSTCTCPGNRATGSSDDQSAPSEGDEWDRMISDISNDIEALGCSMDRDSA encoded by the exons ATGGACGAGGAGGGCAAGAAGGGCAAAAAG CCCGGGATTGTGTCGCCGTTTAAACGAGTATTCCTAAAAGGTGAAAAGAGTAGAGATAAGAAAGCCCATGAGAAGGTGACAGAGAGGCGCCCTCTGCACACTGTGGCTCTGTCCCTGCCTGAGCGCGTGGAGCCTGACAGACTGCTGAGCGACTACATCGAGAAGGAGGTGAAG TACTTAGGTCAGTTAACGTCCATACCAGGATACCTGAATCCCTCCAGTAGGACCGAAATCCTGCATTTCATAGACAATGCAAAG AGAGCCCACCAGCTCCCCGGACACCTGACCCAGGAGCACGACGCTGTGATCAGCCTGTCTGCCTACAATGTCAAGCTGGCCTGGCGGGACGGGGAAGACACCATCCTCAGGGTCCCCATCCATGACATCGCCGCCGTGTCCTACGTGCGGGACGACGCCTCGCACCTGGTGGTCCTGAAGACAG CCCAGGACCCTGGCATCTCCCCCAGCCAGAGTCTGTGTGCAGAAAGTTCCAGAGGCCTCACCACAGTCTCCCTGTCAGAGAGCGGAGTGGGGCCTGTGGAGGCGTGCTGCCTGGTCATCCTGGCGACCGAGAGCAAG GTTGCTGCTGAGGAGCTGTGCTCCCTGCTCGGGCAGGTCTTCCAGATTGTGTACACAGAGTCCACCATCGACTTTCTGGACCGAGCCATATTTGACGGGGCCTCGACACCCACCCACCACCTGTCTCTCCACAGCG ACGACTCTTCCACCAAGGTGGACGTGAAGGAGCCGTATGAGACAGAAGTGGGCACGTT CTCCTTCCCCGAGTGCGTGCACGCAGGCGGCGTGTCGCCCTTGTCCTTCTGTATGCAGACGGCGCCCCACTCCAAGACGGTCAGTGAGAGCGAGCTGAGCGCCACTGCCACCGAGCTGCTACAGGACTACATGCTTACG cTGCGCACCAAGCTGTCCTCGCAGGAGATCCAGCAGTTCGCGGCGCTGCTGCATGAGTACCGGGATGGGGCCTCAGTGCATGAGTTCTGCATCAATCTGCGCCAGCTGTATGGGGACAGCCGCAAGTTCCTATTGCTGG GTTTGCGGCCCTTTATCCCGGAGAAGGACAGCCAGCACTTCGAGAACTTTCTCGAGACCATCGGGGTGAAGGATGGCCGGGGCATCATCACTGACAGCTTTGGCAGGTACCGGCGGGCGCTGAGCTCcacctccacctgcacctgccctGGGAACAGGGCCACGGGCAGCTCGGACGACCAGTCTGCGCCCTCGGAAGGGGACGAGTGGGACCGCATGATTTCGGACATCAGCAACGACATCGAGGCTCTGGGCTGCAGCATGGACCGGGACTCGGCCTGA
- the CCM2 gene encoding cerebral cavernous malformations 2 protein isoform X4: MDEEGKKGKKYLGQLTSIPGYLNPSSRTEILHFIDNAKRAHQLPGHLTQEHDAVISLSAYNVKLAWRDGEDTILRVPIHDIAAVSYVRDDASHLVVLKTAQDPGISPSQSLCAESSRGLTTVSLSESGVGPVEACCLVILATESKVAAEELCSLLGQVFQIVYTESTIDFLDRAIFDGASTPTHHLSLHSDDSSTKVDVKEPYETEVGTFSFPECVHAGGVSPLSFCMQTAPHSKTVSESELSATATELLQDYMLTLRTKLSSQEIQQFAALLHEYRDGASVHEFCINLRQLYGDSRKFLLLGLRPFIPEKDSQHFENFLETIGVKDGRGIITDSFGRYRRALSSTSTCTCPGNRATGSSDDQSAPSEGDEWDRMISDISNDIEALGCSMDRDSA, from the exons ATGGACGAGGAGGGCAAGAAGGGCAAAAAG TACTTAGGTCAGTTAACGTCCATACCAGGATACCTGAATCCCTCCAGTAGGACCGAAATCCTGCATTTCATAGACAATGCAAAG AGAGCCCACCAGCTCCCCGGACACCTGACCCAGGAGCACGACGCTGTGATCAGCCTGTCTGCCTACAATGTCAAGCTGGCCTGGCGGGACGGGGAAGACACCATCCTCAGGGTCCCCATCCATGACATCGCCGCCGTGTCCTACGTGCGGGACGACGCCTCGCACCTGGTGGTCCTGAAGACAG CCCAGGACCCTGGCATCTCCCCCAGCCAGAGTCTGTGTGCAGAAAGTTCCAGAGGCCTCACCACAGTCTCCCTGTCAGAGAGCGGAGTGGGGCCTGTGGAGGCGTGCTGCCTGGTCATCCTGGCGACCGAGAGCAAG GTTGCTGCTGAGGAGCTGTGCTCCCTGCTCGGGCAGGTCTTCCAGATTGTGTACACAGAGTCCACCATCGACTTTCTGGACCGAGCCATATTTGACGGGGCCTCGACACCCACCCACCACCTGTCTCTCCACAGCG ACGACTCTTCCACCAAGGTGGACGTGAAGGAGCCGTATGAGACAGAAGTGGGCACGTT CTCCTTCCCCGAGTGCGTGCACGCAGGCGGCGTGTCGCCCTTGTCCTTCTGTATGCAGACGGCGCCCCACTCCAAGACGGTCAGTGAGAGCGAGCTGAGCGCCACTGCCACCGAGCTGCTACAGGACTACATGCTTACG cTGCGCACCAAGCTGTCCTCGCAGGAGATCCAGCAGTTCGCGGCGCTGCTGCATGAGTACCGGGATGGGGCCTCAGTGCATGAGTTCTGCATCAATCTGCGCCAGCTGTATGGGGACAGCCGCAAGTTCCTATTGCTGG GTTTGCGGCCCTTTATCCCGGAGAAGGACAGCCAGCACTTCGAGAACTTTCTCGAGACCATCGGGGTGAAGGATGGCCGGGGCATCATCACTGACAGCTTTGGCAGGTACCGGCGGGCGCTGAGCTCcacctccacctgcacctgccctGGGAACAGGGCCACGGGCAGCTCGGACGACCAGTCTGCGCCCTCGGAAGGGGACGAGTGGGACCGCATGATTTCGGACATCAGCAACGACATCGAGGCTCTGGGCTGCAGCATGGACCGGGACTCGGCCTGA
- the CCM2 gene encoding cerebral cavernous malformations 2 protein isoform X3, with translation MDEEGKKGKKPGIVSPFKRVFLKGEKSRDKKAHEKVTERRPLHTVALSLPERVEPDRLLSDYIEKEVKYLGQLTSIPGYLNPSSRTEILHFIDNAKRAHQLPGHLTQEHDAVISLSAYNVKLAWRDGEDTILRVPIHDIAAVSYVRDDASHLVVLKTAQDPGISPSQSLCAESSRGLTTVSLSESGVGPVEACCLVILATESKVFQIVYTESTIDFLDRAIFDGASTPTHHLSLHSDDSSTKVDVKEPYETEVGTFSFPECVHAGGVSPLSFCMQTAPHSKTVSESELSATATELLQDYMLTLRTKLSSQEIQQFAALLHEYRDGASVHEFCINLRQLYGDSRKFLLLGLRPFIPEKDSQHFENFLETIGVKDGRGIITDSFGRYRRALSSTSTCTCPGNRATGSSDDQSAPSEGDEWDRMISDISNDIEALGCSMDRDSA, from the exons ATGGACGAGGAGGGCAAGAAGGGCAAAAAG CCCGGGATTGTGTCGCCGTTTAAACGAGTATTCCTAAAAGGTGAAAAGAGTAGAGATAAGAAAGCCCATGAGAAGGTGACAGAGAGGCGCCCTCTGCACACTGTGGCTCTGTCCCTGCCTGAGCGCGTGGAGCCTGACAGACTGCTGAGCGACTACATCGAGAAGGAGGTGAAG TACTTAGGTCAGTTAACGTCCATACCAGGATACCTGAATCCCTCCAGTAGGACCGAAATCCTGCATTTCATAGACAATGCAAAG AGAGCCCACCAGCTCCCCGGACACCTGACCCAGGAGCACGACGCTGTGATCAGCCTGTCTGCCTACAATGTCAAGCTGGCCTGGCGGGACGGGGAAGACACCATCCTCAGGGTCCCCATCCATGACATCGCCGCCGTGTCCTACGTGCGGGACGACGCCTCGCACCTGGTGGTCCTGAAGACAG CCCAGGACCCTGGCATCTCCCCCAGCCAGAGTCTGTGTGCAGAAAGTTCCAGAGGCCTCACCACAGTCTCCCTGTCAGAGAGCGGAGTGGGGCCTGTGGAGGCGTGCTGCCTGGTCATCCTGGCGACCGAGAGCAAG GTCTTCCAGATTGTGTACACAGAGTCCACCATCGACTTTCTGGACCGAGCCATATTTGACGGGGCCTCGACACCCACCCACCACCTGTCTCTCCACAGCG ACGACTCTTCCACCAAGGTGGACGTGAAGGAGCCGTATGAGACAGAAGTGGGCACGTT CTCCTTCCCCGAGTGCGTGCACGCAGGCGGCGTGTCGCCCTTGTCCTTCTGTATGCAGACGGCGCCCCACTCCAAGACGGTCAGTGAGAGCGAGCTGAGCGCCACTGCCACCGAGCTGCTACAGGACTACATGCTTACG cTGCGCACCAAGCTGTCCTCGCAGGAGATCCAGCAGTTCGCGGCGCTGCTGCATGAGTACCGGGATGGGGCCTCAGTGCATGAGTTCTGCATCAATCTGCGCCAGCTGTATGGGGACAGCCGCAAGTTCCTATTGCTGG GTTTGCGGCCCTTTATCCCGGAGAAGGACAGCCAGCACTTCGAGAACTTTCTCGAGACCATCGGGGTGAAGGATGGCCGGGGCATCATCACTGACAGCTTTGGCAGGTACCGGCGGGCGCTGAGCTCcacctccacctgcacctgccctGGGAACAGGGCCACGGGCAGCTCGGACGACCAGTCTGCGCCCTCGGAAGGGGACGAGTGGGACCGCATGATTTCGGACATCAGCAACGACATCGAGGCTCTGGGCTGCAGCATGGACCGGGACTCGGCCTGA
- the CCM2 gene encoding cerebral cavernous malformations 2 protein isoform X2, with the protein MENEPGIVSPFKRVFLKGEKSRDKKAHEKVTERRPLHTVALSLPERVEPDRLLSDYIEKEVKYLGQLTSIPGYLNPSSRTEILHFIDNAKRAHQLPGHLTQEHDAVISLSAYNVKLAWRDGEDTILRVPIHDIAAVSYVRDDASHLVVLKTAQDPGISPSQSLCAESSRGLTTVSLSESGVGPVEACCLVILATESKVAAEELCSLLGQVFQIVYTESTIDFLDRAIFDGASTPTHHLSLHSDDSSTKVDVKEPYETEVGTFSFPECVHAGGVSPLSFCMQTAPHSKTVSESELSATATELLQDYMLTLRTKLSSQEIQQFAALLHEYRDGASVHEFCINLRQLYGDSRKFLLLGLRPFIPEKDSQHFENFLETIGVKDGRGIITDSFGRYRRALSSTSTCTCPGNRATGSSDDQSAPSEGDEWDRMISDISNDIEALGCSMDRDSA; encoded by the exons ATGGAGAACGAG CCCGGGATTGTGTCGCCGTTTAAACGAGTATTCCTAAAAGGTGAAAAGAGTAGAGATAAGAAAGCCCATGAGAAGGTGACAGAGAGGCGCCCTCTGCACACTGTGGCTCTGTCCCTGCCTGAGCGCGTGGAGCCTGACAGACTGCTGAGCGACTACATCGAGAAGGAGGTGAAG TACTTAGGTCAGTTAACGTCCATACCAGGATACCTGAATCCCTCCAGTAGGACCGAAATCCTGCATTTCATAGACAATGCAAAG AGAGCCCACCAGCTCCCCGGACACCTGACCCAGGAGCACGACGCTGTGATCAGCCTGTCTGCCTACAATGTCAAGCTGGCCTGGCGGGACGGGGAAGACACCATCCTCAGGGTCCCCATCCATGACATCGCCGCCGTGTCCTACGTGCGGGACGACGCCTCGCACCTGGTGGTCCTGAAGACAG CCCAGGACCCTGGCATCTCCCCCAGCCAGAGTCTGTGTGCAGAAAGTTCCAGAGGCCTCACCACAGTCTCCCTGTCAGAGAGCGGAGTGGGGCCTGTGGAGGCGTGCTGCCTGGTCATCCTGGCGACCGAGAGCAAG GTTGCTGCTGAGGAGCTGTGCTCCCTGCTCGGGCAGGTCTTCCAGATTGTGTACACAGAGTCCACCATCGACTTTCTGGACCGAGCCATATTTGACGGGGCCTCGACACCCACCCACCACCTGTCTCTCCACAGCG ACGACTCTTCCACCAAGGTGGACGTGAAGGAGCCGTATGAGACAGAAGTGGGCACGTT CTCCTTCCCCGAGTGCGTGCACGCAGGCGGCGTGTCGCCCTTGTCCTTCTGTATGCAGACGGCGCCCCACTCCAAGACGGTCAGTGAGAGCGAGCTGAGCGCCACTGCCACCGAGCTGCTACAGGACTACATGCTTACG cTGCGCACCAAGCTGTCCTCGCAGGAGATCCAGCAGTTCGCGGCGCTGCTGCATGAGTACCGGGATGGGGCCTCAGTGCATGAGTTCTGCATCAATCTGCGCCAGCTGTATGGGGACAGCCGCAAGTTCCTATTGCTGG GTTTGCGGCCCTTTATCCCGGAGAAGGACAGCCAGCACTTCGAGAACTTTCTCGAGACCATCGGGGTGAAGGATGGCCGGGGCATCATCACTGACAGCTTTGGCAGGTACCGGCGGGCGCTGAGCTCcacctccacctgcacctgccctGGGAACAGGGCCACGGGCAGCTCGGACGACCAGTCTGCGCCCTCGGAAGGGGACGAGTGGGACCGCATGATTTCGGACATCAGCAACGACATCGAGGCTCTGGGCTGCAGCATGGACCGGGACTCGGCCTGA
- the CCM2 gene encoding cerebral cavernous malformations 2 protein isoform X5, producing MWASRGHRYLGQLTSIPGYLNPSSRTEILHFIDNAKRAHQLPGHLTQEHDAVISLSAYNVKLAWRDGEDTILRVPIHDIAAVSYVRDDASHLVVLKTAQDPGISPSQSLCAESSRGLTTVSLSESGVGPVEACCLVILATESKVAAEELCSLLGQVFQIVYTESTIDFLDRAIFDGASTPTHHLSLHSDDSSTKVDVKEPYETEVGTFSFPECVHAGGVSPLSFCMQTAPHSKTVSESELSATATELLQDYMLTLRTKLSSQEIQQFAALLHEYRDGASVHEFCINLRQLYGDSRKFLLLGLRPFIPEKDSQHFENFLETIGVKDGRGIITDSFGRYRRALSSTSTCTCPGNRATGSSDDQSAPSEGDEWDRMISDISNDIEALGCSMDRDSA from the exons ATGTGGGCATCGCGAGGCCATAGG TACTTAGGTCAGTTAACGTCCATACCAGGATACCTGAATCCCTCCAGTAGGACCGAAATCCTGCATTTCATAGACAATGCAAAG AGAGCCCACCAGCTCCCCGGACACCTGACCCAGGAGCACGACGCTGTGATCAGCCTGTCTGCCTACAATGTCAAGCTGGCCTGGCGGGACGGGGAAGACACCATCCTCAGGGTCCCCATCCATGACATCGCCGCCGTGTCCTACGTGCGGGACGACGCCTCGCACCTGGTGGTCCTGAAGACAG CCCAGGACCCTGGCATCTCCCCCAGCCAGAGTCTGTGTGCAGAAAGTTCCAGAGGCCTCACCACAGTCTCCCTGTCAGAGAGCGGAGTGGGGCCTGTGGAGGCGTGCTGCCTGGTCATCCTGGCGACCGAGAGCAAG GTTGCTGCTGAGGAGCTGTGCTCCCTGCTCGGGCAGGTCTTCCAGATTGTGTACACAGAGTCCACCATCGACTTTCTGGACCGAGCCATATTTGACGGGGCCTCGACACCCACCCACCACCTGTCTCTCCACAGCG ACGACTCTTCCACCAAGGTGGACGTGAAGGAGCCGTATGAGACAGAAGTGGGCACGTT CTCCTTCCCCGAGTGCGTGCACGCAGGCGGCGTGTCGCCCTTGTCCTTCTGTATGCAGACGGCGCCCCACTCCAAGACGGTCAGTGAGAGCGAGCTGAGCGCCACTGCCACCGAGCTGCTACAGGACTACATGCTTACG cTGCGCACCAAGCTGTCCTCGCAGGAGATCCAGCAGTTCGCGGCGCTGCTGCATGAGTACCGGGATGGGGCCTCAGTGCATGAGTTCTGCATCAATCTGCGCCAGCTGTATGGGGACAGCCGCAAGTTCCTATTGCTGG GTTTGCGGCCCTTTATCCCGGAGAAGGACAGCCAGCACTTCGAGAACTTTCTCGAGACCATCGGGGTGAAGGATGGCCGGGGCATCATCACTGACAGCTTTGGCAGGTACCGGCGGGCGCTGAGCTCcacctccacctgcacctgccctGGGAACAGGGCCACGGGCAGCTCGGACGACCAGTCTGCGCCCTCGGAAGGGGACGAGTGGGACCGCATGATTTCGGACATCAGCAACGACATCGAGGCTCTGGGCTGCAGCATGGACCGGGACTCGGCCTGA